The DNA window GTTCCTCTTAGATCTGGAAACGCAAATAGACGACCACAAATTAACCAGAGTCAAGTCTCGATGTGTCTGCCCTTAAAATATCACACGATTTTTCTACTCATGAGATTTGCTTGATTCCTTGTATACCACTAACTTCtaactttttatttggatTCGTTACATATCCTTTCTATTTGTTGACAATTACTTTGACacttaatttttagaaatgATCTTATTACCCACGTATTGCTTAAAAGTTAGAAATgtttcatgtattaattatttgggttgtgAAGCACAATAAGGAATAAATTACTGAATATTcattatgaatttttaaaaaagtgaaacataattttattaaatttttttaaaaaaaatcaaactcatCATCAAAATTGAAAAGGTACTTTTTTGAACAAATATGTAGGGAAAAGTTTcattaataatgattaaaacatttgataacaatttaaataaaatttgatgaattttgtGCGATGTCTTccccaaaatttaaacctaaGTGACAAATAGTCTTGGTTCTTGATTTCCTGTTGAACTATTGTATGGATTTATTCACAGtctttaaattttgttcttcAAATCAGGTATGGAATTATTATATCCTATTTATTGTATCATAAGTTGTTTTTGTTACGTAGGAATTTTGGATTAGGTAGCACATAAGTATGCAAGAAGGCAATATAatcaattttagaaaaatctaatgATGAACTACTGGTCAGAAATAGACATACAAGTATTCAAGATAAAAACCCAAGGATCTATAAGAGATGAGGTAAAACTCAAACACACGAAGGGATTAAGTAAATTTCTAGGGGTACGTAGGGGATtttcttattaaattattaaagcTCATATAACCATACTAGCTAGTAGATGGATTTACCATAGTGTTAGAGGGGGCTCGAGCCCCCACTGGTACGTTGTGACCACTGAGCACCCACTAAAATTCCATTTCAAATATCAATGGGAAGAGGGCTAGAGTTCTAGCTATTTTGTTGAGACCCCTGATATTATTTCCTAGATCTATcactactagctagctagatcaaTTGTTTCTTAAAATCTATCTTTAATCTCCCCAAAACAAATTCATGtctatctatttataaaatatatagagaaaGGCATGTGGGCCTTTCAACTAGCACCATGGGCTAGCTAATCTAAATTCGAGCCCGCTCActcttaataattaaatagtgGTTTTCTGTACTCCTATAAAGAGGAGTAGTGACggtgggtggtggtgaatctgtcACCCACCTGTCATCAACTCCCTCATatcttttgaaagaaaaataaccgagacatatatattaaatcaattttattaACTTTACTTTAATAGTGtgctaataatatatttatcataaaatataagagattaTAGGTATATATGTTGATAAAATGTCCAAATATATAGCTATTTTAATTGGAACAGAGGTAGGAGCTTATTCCTAGCTTGATTGTTTGGTAACTCCACGCAAGGGTCACATGCCGACACTAGCTTTAGTTGCTGCCCCCCGTTCGTTTCCAGTGAGCACAAGGCATCaggcatgcaatgcaatgcgcacacctttgtttttaattaacgCTGTTGACCAGGCTAATTTTATCTTTGATCAATataaacttttagatcacGATATTCTGATGAATGcaagtataaatttatttagcatgaaaaaatattttaattaatagtaTGATGTCTTTTTGAATGTGtacaaaactttaaaaaaaaacgagcGGTCAAagcttatatattaaaaagtatctAGTGTCAAGTAAAAATGAACCGAGGGGAAACTTAATTAATACTTCttctatcccaaaataaatgatccattttgataattaaaaaatggtgCCAAAATAAGTCATTACCTTAGGACTTAGAAGTAAAGAAACTGGAGTAAATAGATGCAATACATCATTATTGTAAATATGGGAAAGTAACGTTAGCACGGATTTCtattgaaagaaaaacatgatgtgtatattattttatttgagcatggatttatctaaaattgatcaaaatagTCACCTATTTTAGCCTTTAGGATGGAGGAAGTAGTCGCATACATGTTGATATCTAGGGTTACATTGGGAGTTAGATTACATTAACTAATCACACATTAATTCGAGATTTCGTCATCCATGATGCATTGCATTCAACCTGACAACATACGACATCACCAATCACTAATAATCACAACAGTTTCCATCAAGTGAAGTAACACCGGTAGGTCAAgatcatatactaatacacTACATGTTAATACAACACTATCCTATCATCATGTCAGTGTTTACTTATACGAGTTTGTAATCTCATTGCACCTGCTCCTGGCGTCTGGACACCATTGTCAATATTTGCAGAATGGCGTCAGGCCGCTTTATTGTTctcttcccttttttttaaaaaaaggttttttagatttctacgttatttaattttatgataactatttaaagatataaataataactGAATTAGGCActgaaaagttgttttaataaGGTCAGGCAGGTAACTTTTATagacaaactatttttatttttacagaaTACACCGTTTTAAAGCTCAAAAATGTGTCGGTAAAGAGAAAAGACAACCACTATTTCAGTTTGGGCTATAATGTGGCGGGGAAGACGAAAGCTACGGAGACGTGCATCATTCACGCGGAGCACGCTTTATTCCTCTTTGGCAAAGCTAGGTAACCGCAGCGCCACAGCTAAGCTAAGccttcctctctttctctttttcttttagacTTAAAACAAAGCAAAAGAGATAAAGAATTGAAGCTAATAAAGAGTATAAGAGATGGACCATCGATGATGAGAGGGGCTACACAGCAGCAGCATTATCTTAgaaagagatttgctctggtctaacaaaaagtacctcgaagtatcggtacctcgaggtaccaaatcattttctaccattggatctagctgagtaagatgtgcactgttagatccaacgatcagaaatgatttgataccacgagataccggtacctcgaggtatttttgttggactgaaacaaatctgttttggaaatatataataaaagcCCAATTAACAATTAATGTTGGTCTCCTATATGCGTGATAGAAAACTACAGATCAGGCCCAGGGAGAAGGCCAGGCATGGAAAAAGTGTTTTCAGGCCCAACTGAACCAATGGACACTATTTGATGGAAGGACTTCATACTTCCTTTTGCAGTGAGTTTGTATTGTCCTTCTCATGGGGAGCCGAAGCTACCAGGTTGTGAATTTACCATTGGAAGGAGCTGAGATTAGTTTTAGCAAGCattgtatatatttcataatcTTCAAATCAATCTTCGAGCTTTTACTGTTACATTTCAGAACCTTCGAGATTTAGATCAGCAGTTGCTGACAAGCAAATGTTCTGCTGATTTAGTATTCAGAGCAATTAGTTCTTGAGAAGACAATAGAaggtacaaaattttattataaaatttgatactttATAGTACCTTAGAAAGTTTTAGGTACTaggaggtactaaattttacactaaaattttagtatctctcagtacctactcaaggaccgtaaaattgctgccgtaaaattgctctaaaattCAAGGACAGTAGTTGTACAACCACGAAAACCATCATTCTGTACAGCATTTCTTTTCCACAGACAACATTGTAAACTCAAATTAGACTCTCACTTATTGTAATACAATACATTATGTGTGTGGATGATGCCTATGACCCTGAAAAAAGGGGTGAAATTTCTCCATCTtctctctatataaaaaaagaacacgATGGCGACTTATAACTCCAATGTTGCTCTTCCTGCAGCAAAACTTGTGGTATTTCAGTATAAGTAGAAAGTATTCACTTATTGCTCTTCTATTAccccaaaattatatataaaatgtcaGGAGAGTCTGTCATACTTACAGGTAATGCCAGAATGCAACCACTGAGAAATTCAGATGTGCTATATCCGATGAATTATTTCAGGATCCCACTGTCCGCTGCTGTAACTGGATGGAACAACGGAGATCTCCTGCCTTCCTTGCCACTCCTCACCAGGCCTCAATGTAATTGGTTTTTCAACGTTTGCAGCCCCTACACATAGCATGCGCTTGTACTCTTCCTCTGCAAAATCCGGTATTGTCTTCGCTTTCATGTCCCATGGGTTCCAAAGAACTGCGTAAGATAGAATGTATACTGATGATATATACCACAAAAGTAGGCAAAACAAAAGGCATAGAGCAACTGTCCTATGTAATCCAGAAATCAGCACTCAGTACTGGCACAGGTGCAATTGTTTTCAGAAAAAGAAGGATAACTTACCAACATCAGGAAGTCCCTCTTTCCTTAATTCAAAAGTTCTCTTCTTGTCATGGTCAATGATCACAATCTTTGGTGGAGCACTCAAATATACCTTGTCCACCTTAGTAAtcagagtttttttaaaaggatattaataagaaataaaatctAACTGCAATGGCTGCGAACCATGAAAGTTACAAAGGAACATGTGAAGCTTACTTCAGATTCAAATACAACTGCATCACCTTGTTCAGTACGACGGTCTTCACTTTGCAGGTTGTCAAGATAGTCCAAGGTCTCCAAACCCTCGATCCGTACTTCACTGGAATGTGAAAACATGTTTTatggaggaaaagaaaatattagagAAGCCAAATGCCCATATCTCAGTGCATCTGTTCTGTACATTTGGATAATGTTCTGATTGCTGAATCTGACACTAGTTCAatcatattttgtttcatgaaaaaaatcaacatgacTTAGTAGTATAAAAGTGTACCATATGAATTACACTCCTTAGTCAACAGAATGTAAGAAATACCTAAAACAACTACATACAAACATAGGCAAGCAAATGCCACTAAAAAATGTACCTGATATCAGAGACTAAGAAGTATGTGTGATATGAAAGTCTAAATTTGAATGGCTTCCCATCTGCATTGGTATTTTTTATTCGAGAAGTGAGCATCAGATCTCCTGTAGGACTAAGAGCAACTCGCAACCTAAATTCAAAACTGAAATACATGGATAATTAGCACAATCATTTTAGTAGGTGCAAAGGAATATATATCAGCCCCAAATAGAGCATTTTACTCTGCCATAGAAACTAAATAATCTTAAGGATTTACTAGAGGACACTGGACACCTATGCGGCCAGATCTTCAAAACTTCTGGGGACTGCTTGAGTATCAAGTCAATATGACAGTTTGAAGCGGTAGCTGGAAAAGGAGGAGGACTTTCATCAACACTCCATAATCTGTTCCTTGCAAACCCATGTTGTTCCAGAACTCCATGGTTACCAAACTGCATGATGGTATCGTGCAATTGGGTATTACAGGGCAGATAAATTTTCTGGAAAGCATAACTGGACTAGCAAATGCCCAAGGATCATACTTGAGGAAAACAAATTTGTATGCCCCCACGAATAGCCTTTGGTGGTTTGAAAGAAGCCTGTCAAGAAATTTCAGCATGCAGAATTACTGGGTAATTGAAAATGGGCAGAGTCTCAATTCATGTCTATGTATAAAGGTATTAGTTGGAGGATAAAACTTTTGGCACTCCTGTCccatttttctgaaaaaacaaCTTGACAAAAAACTAGAATGGTAAAACAACCCCTTATCTaagaattgaaaaaaaaaatgaaattaagcATTGCTGCCAATTCTGTAgtgtgtataaatataaaaaggcATTCTAACCTTGGAGCATTCAAACAATAAAAACATCTCTATAGGCCTGCGAGGATGCAATAATGTcttacaaacataaaatatttgaataccTTTCTACTAACAAAAAGCAGTTGTTCTCGATATTCATTCTCCCAAAATATCACTTGGCCTCCATATAGATATACCTGAAAATAGTGGAAACAAGAAACTTGACCactttggcaaaaaaaaaaaaaacaaaataacaaaataacaagGAACATGTAAGGTTGTTTGATGCTTTATGTACATCGGTTTACATAAATAACTGAAAGAATCAAAATGAagtcataaaaaacaaatcatgaGTGGACTGCCAA is part of the Oryza brachyantha chromosome 2, ObraRS2, whole genome shotgun sequence genome and encodes:
- the LOC102708865 gene encoding putative glucose-6-phosphate 1-epimerase, whose product is MAGGEASVERVKDGATGLEKLVLRAAHGCSVEVYLYGGQVIFWENEYREQLLFVSRKASFKPPKAIRGGIQICFPQFGNHGVLEQHGFARNRLWSVDESPPPFPATASNCHIDLILKQSPEVLKIWPHSFEFRLRVALSPTGDLMLTSRIKNTNADGKPFKFRLSYHTYFLVSDISEVRIEGLETLDYLDNLQSEDRRTEQGDAVVFESEVDKVYLSAPPKIVIIDHDKKRTFELRKEGLPDVVLWNPWDMKAKTIPDFAEEEYKRMLCVGAANVEKPITLRPGEEWQGRQEISVVPSSYSSGQWDPEIIHRI